The Granulicella sp. 5B5 nucleotide sequence ACATCGACCCCGCGTCCAAGGCTCCCATCAAGCTCACCCTCGACAAGATCATCCCACCCATCACCGGCACCGACGAAGATCCCGAAGTCATCGCGAAGCGCGACCCTGAAGCCGCAAAGTATCTCAAGTACATGAAGTTCAAGAGTGAAAAGCTCAGCAAGTTCTGGGGCCGCGACGTCTACCTTGGCGCATGGGTTCTCCTGCCCGCAGGCTTCGACGAGCACCCCGGCGCGCACTACCCGCTCGTCGTCTATCAGGACCACTTCCACGCCGGCTCGATCCCCTTCAACAGCAAGCCCATGGCTGGAGGCCGCGGCCGTCGTGGCGGCGGCAACGTCGACCGCGGCTTCGTCACCTATCAGGACTGGACCAATGGCACACTCCCACACGTCATCCTCCTCTACGTCCAAAACGCCAACCCGTACTACGACGACTCCTACGACGTCGACTCCGCCAACGTCGGCCCCTACGGTGCAGCGATTAACGAAGAGCTGATCCCCGCCGTCGAGAAGCAGTATCGCGGCATCGCCCAGGGCTGGGCCCGCGCTACCTACGGTGGCAGCACCGGCGGCTGGGAGTCCCTCGCCACGCAGGTCTTCTACCCCGACATGTACAACGGCGTCTGGTCCGCATGCCCCGACCCCGTCGACTTCCACGCCTACCAGAACATCAACCTCTACGACGACCCCAACGCCTTCTACCGCTCCGGCGACTTCGGCAAGGTCCCCGTCGGCGGCGACCGCAAACCCGACGGCTCACTCATCGCCACCGCCGAAGGCGAGTTCCGCTTCGAGTACGTCCTCGGCACCCACACCCGCTCCACCGAGCAGTGGGCCATCTGGCAGGCCGTCTTCTCCCCCGCCGGCCCCGACGGCTACCCCGCCGACGTCCTCGACTCCCTCACCGGCAAGATCGACCCCAGGGTTGTCGCCTACTGGCACGACCACTACGACCTCAACGCCTACATGCAGCGCAACTGGCCCACCCTCGGCCCTAAGCTCGAAGGCAAGATCCACATCGCCGTCGGCGACGGCGACACCTATTTCCTCAACAACGCCGTCCACCTGCTGCAAAAATCACTCGACGCCACCCGCAACCCGCACTCCGACGCGCAGTTCCAATACGGCCCCGGCGAACCCCACTGCTACACCGGCGGCCCCGTCGAGTACACCATGCAGCAGAACAACGCCAACTGGCTCCAGCGCGTCCTCCCCCAGATGACCGCCCACATGATCGCCACCGCCCCCAAAGGCGCCGACACCAGGAGCTGGGTCTACTAGCAAAGAGTGACGGCGCAACCATAGGCTGCGCCGTCGCCTTTCTCTTTCACTCGTAGCTAGCTCTTCGCAAACTTTTCCCGCAATGCCTCATCCACGCGAACCTGCCAGCCGTCACCCGTAGCCCGAAGTGCCTGCAACACATCCCGCGACAACCGCAGTGAAACGAGCATCTTAGTCGGTGCTTTCTGCGGGCCACGCTTCGGCTTGGACAATGTCCGCTGAAGACTTGCGGGCAGGTCTTTGAACTTGATTGAGCGGGCAAATTTCTTCTCTGTCCACTCGGGATTTTCAGTGTCGTTCACTTCTTGCTTACGCTTGCTCATATCGTTTGCCTTCCTGTGTGGTGGCCTTTCGCAGGCTAATCGCACGGATGACTCCGTCTTCTACTTCTGTAAAGGTCAAGCTGTAAAGACGAGCGCCCAGAAATCCAATAGCGTTCCAACGAACCTCGCCATAATCTTCACGATCGTCGATGTCGAAACAAGCTGCATCGAAGTCGAACTCTATAGCACGTTGAAGAGATATGCCATGATCGCGGACATTCTTGACGTCTTTCGTCGGATCAAACTCAACATCCACGAGCTGATAGTAGCTACAATTTGAGTCTCCGTCAAATTAGCTCTAATCGCGAGCCTTCAAACTTTGTGCCACTTTCGAACGGCCTTCAAGACCTCAACCGCTTCATCGGCTCAACACGCCCGAATCCTTCACCCCCGCGCGCCATCTATACTTAAACAATGTCGCAGACCACTCTCCCGCGCACACTCGGCCAGCTTCGCTCCTCTGAATACACCCCCGAACGCGTCGGGCGCAGCGTCAAGGACGAACTCCGCGACAACCTCATCGTGCGTCTCCGCCAGATCGCGCCCGGCGGCAAGCACGAAGGCCAGTCGCTCTTCCCCGGCATCGTCGGCTACGACGACACCGTCATCCCGCAGGTGGTCAACGCCGTCCTCTCGCGCCACAACTTCATCCTGCTCGGTCTGCGCGGCCAGGCCAAATCCCGCATCCTCCGCGCGCTCACCACGCTGCTTGACCCCTTCTGCCCCTTCGTCGCCGGCTCCGAGCTCCGCGACAATCCCTACGCGCCCCTCAGCAAGTTCTCCAAAGACCTCATCGCCTCCCTCGGCGACGACACACCCATCGACTGGATGACACCCGTCCGGCGCTACGTCGAAAAGCTCGCCACCCCCGATGTCACCGTCGCCGACCTCATCGGCGACGTCGACCCCATCAAGGCCGCGCGCTCCGGCCACGAGCTCGGCTCCGAGCTCACCATGCACTACGGTCTGCTCCCCCGCGCCAACCGCGGCATCTTCGCCATCAACGAAGTCCCCGACCTCGCCGGCAAAATTCAAGTGGCCCTCTTCAACATCATGCAGGAGGGCGACGTCCAGATTAAGGGCTACCCCGTCCGCCTCGAGCTCGACGTGGCCATCGTCTTCTCCGCCAACCCCGAGGACTACACCGCCCGAGGCAAGATCGTCACACCACTCAAAGACCGCATCGGCAGCGAAATCCGCACCCACTACCCCGAGTCCGTCGACGAAGCCATCAGCATCACCGAGCAGGAAGCCTGGACCGCGCGCAGCTACGCCCCCGGCGACACCGCCATCCAGAACATCGTCATCCCGCACTACATCCGCCAGATCGTCGAGCAGGTCGCCTTCGTCGCTCGCGAGGACAAAAAAGTCGACAAGCGCAGCGGCGTCTCGCAGCGCCTGCCCATCTCCACGATGGAGCTCGTGCTCTCCAACGCCGAACGCCGTGCTCTGCTCCACGGCGAATCACTCGTCGTCCCCCGCGTCGGCGACCTCTTCGCCGCGCTCCCCGGCATCTCCGGCAAAATCGAGCTCGAATATGAAGGCGAGATGAAGGGTGCCGACACCGTCATCCGCGAGATCATCCGCCAGTCCGTCGCCAACATCTACGACGGCTACTTCGCGGACACCAATACGCAGCAGATCGAGCAGTGGTTCAACCTCGGCGGCTCCGTCGAGCTGAACGACAAGCAACCCGCACGCGAAGTCTTCAAGGAGCTCCAGGGCATCCAGGGCCTCTTCGAAAAGCTCTCGCCGCTCAAGATCAACGCGCGCACCCCGGTCGAAGTGGCCGTCTCCGCCGCCGAGTTCCTCCTCGAAGGCCTCACCGCCCACAAGAAGATCTCCCGCAGCGAAGCCCGCACCTTCACCGCCGGCGAAAAGCGTCGCCGCAACGAAGACGCCGCCCAGCTAGCCGAGCGCATGCGCGACAAACTACAGGAACGCGACCTAGACGACATCGCCCGCAACCGCACCCGCCGAGGCTTCAACTAAACTGTCGCGGCAGTTCTGTGAGTCGCTTTGAAAGGTACCCCGCATGGAACCAGCAGAGCCCAGCGTACAGGGTCCATCGAGTGGCTTGCCGCAATTGCGCATCGAACGAGAAAAGCACGGGAAGCATATTCCCGCACTCGACGGCCTTCGCGGTCTCGCGATCCTGATGGTCCTAGGTATGCATCTAGGCGGCGGACGCCACTCCTCGTTTCTCCTCATTCGAATCATCGCCGGTGCCATACGGATCGGTTGGTCCGGAGTGACTCTTTTCTTCGTTCTGTCCGGCTTCCTCATCAGCGGTATTCTCTGGGACTCTTTTCAGAAAGCCGGTTGGTGGAAGCGCTTCTACTATCGCCGATCGCTTCGCATCTTCCCTCTTTATTATCTCTGTCTGATCTACGCTGCCCTGCTCATACTCGTGTTCAGGCCGGGCGTCCTGCACGACCTCACCATCTTCGTCTTTTATCTGCAAGACTTTCCCTGGTTCTACAAGGCAACATCGCAGTTGCATCTACCGTTGCTTTCGATCGATCACTTCTGGAGCTTGGCCGTCGAAGAACAGTTCTATCTGGTATGGCCTTTCTTCTTGTTTGCACTGCGCAAACACCGCAAGGCGGCCATCGTAGCGTCTCTGCTTGTCGTTCTCGCCTCCCTTGGCTTCCGCCTTACCATGCTGGGCATCCACGCAGATCAACACTGGGTCTATAACGCCCCCATGGGGAGGGCTGGAGAGCTTGCGATGGGGGCGGCGCTCGCTCTCATACTTCGCGGTCCCCCGCATGAACAGGCTCAGCTCTATCGCCTCATTCCCGCCGGACTCACTCTTGCCTCCATTTCGCTTCTCGCCCTTACCATCGCAACGCGGGGATCGTTTGAAACAACTCAAGATCTTTGGCTCGGATGGGGCATCTTATGCCTGGCTCTGGCCTTCACCTGCGTCCTTGCTCTCTGCCTGCGGCCAGGACCCTTGCAGCGTCTCTTCGAGAACCGCCTGCTGCGCTGGTACGGTCGCATTAGTTATGGGGTGTATGTATTTCACCCTTTGGTTGCGGCTGCCTGCGCATGGCTCATTCAGATGTACTTCTCTTCTCACGAGGCATCGACAGCCCTGGAAGCTTTCAATTCTGTCGTCGTCA carries:
- a CDS encoding alpha/beta hydrolase-fold protein yields the protein MPSLIQRSLAAFAALALPLACAAQMPLRIEVTVPSTQPLNGHLILVIAKAGSTAPVRGGGAREPRFMISETYTSAQGFGVDAKNAPANTPLIIDAQTIGYPLPNLAALPAGDYLVQAVFNKYEKFHLADGRDLWLPPDQGEGQHWNRKPGNPYNEPVRMHIDPASKAPIKLTLDKIIPPITGTDEDPEVIAKRDPEAAKYLKYMKFKSEKLSKFWGRDVYLGAWVLLPAGFDEHPGAHYPLVVYQDHFHAGSIPFNSKPMAGGRGRRGGGNVDRGFVTYQDWTNGTLPHVILLYVQNANPYYDDSYDVDSANVGPYGAAINEELIPAVEKQYRGIAQGWARATYGGSTGGWESLATQVFYPDMYNGVWSACPDPVDFHAYQNINLYDDPNAFYRSGDFGKVPVGGDRKPDGSLIATAEGEFRFEYVLGTHTRSTEQWAIWQAVFSPAGPDGYPADVLDSLTGKIDPRVVAYWHDHYDLNAYMQRNWPTLGPKLEGKIHIAVGDGDTYFLNNAVHLLQKSLDATRNPHSDAQFQYGPGEPHCYTGGPVEYTMQQNNANWLQRVLPQMTAHMIATAPKGADTRSWVY
- a CDS encoding sigma 54-interacting transcriptional regulator, with product MSQTTLPRTLGQLRSSEYTPERVGRSVKDELRDNLIVRLRQIAPGGKHEGQSLFPGIVGYDDTVIPQVVNAVLSRHNFILLGLRGQAKSRILRALTTLLDPFCPFVAGSELRDNPYAPLSKFSKDLIASLGDDTPIDWMTPVRRYVEKLATPDVTVADLIGDVDPIKAARSGHELGSELTMHYGLLPRANRGIFAINEVPDLAGKIQVALFNIMQEGDVQIKGYPVRLELDVAIVFSANPEDYTARGKIVTPLKDRIGSEIRTHYPESVDEAISITEQEAWTARSYAPGDTAIQNIVIPHYIRQIVEQVAFVAREDKKVDKRSGVSQRLPISTMELVLSNAERRALLHGESLVVPRVGDLFAALPGISGKIELEYEGEMKGADTVIREIIRQSVANIYDGYFADTNTQQIEQWFNLGGSVELNDKQPAREVFKELQGIQGLFEKLSPLKINARTPVEVAVSAAEFLLEGLTAHKKISRSEARTFTAGEKRRRNEDAAQLAERMRDKLQERDLDDIARNRTRRGFN
- a CDS encoding acyltransferase, translated to MEPAEPSVQGPSSGLPQLRIEREKHGKHIPALDGLRGLAILMVLGMHLGGGRHSSFLLIRIIAGAIRIGWSGVTLFFVLSGFLISGILWDSFQKAGWWKRFYYRRSLRIFPLYYLCLIYAALLILVFRPGVLHDLTIFVFYLQDFPWFYKATSQLHLPLLSIDHFWSLAVEEQFYLVWPFFLFALRKHRKAAIVASLLVVLASLGFRLTMLGIHADQHWVYNAPMGRAGELAMGAALALILRGPPHEQAQLYRLIPAGLTLASISLLALTIATRGSFETTQDLWLGWGILCLALAFTCVLALCLRPGPLQRLFENRLLRWYGRISYGVYVFHPLVAAACAWLIQMYFSSHEASTALEAFNSVVVIAGTTLLAFISFYTYESYFLRLKDGLPTANRTAEVLG
- a CDS encoding BrnA antitoxin family protein, which produces MSKRKQEVNDTENPEWTEKKFARSIKFKDLPASLQRTLSKPKRGPQKAPTKMLVSLRLSRDVLQALRATGDGWQVRVDEALREKFAKS
- a CDS encoding BrnT family toxin, which produces MDVEFDPTKDVKNVRDHGISLQRAIEFDFDAACFDIDDREDYGEVRWNAIGFLGARLYSLTFTEVEDGVIRAISLRKATTQEGKRYEQA